From Streptomyces yatensis, one genomic window encodes:
- a CDS encoding carboxyl transferase domain-containing protein: protein MTATNSSGGSGGAGGAGASRGASRASARELIEAIVDPGSWHGWDEPVEITTDDPDYRADLERARERTGLDESVITGEGRIEGRRVALVACEFRFLAGSIGVAAGERLVRAVERATAERLPLLAAPASGGTRMQEGTVAFLQMVKVAAAITDHKAAGLPYLVHLRHPTTGGVLASWGSLGHVTAAEPGALIGFMGPRVHEALYGEEFPPGVQNAENLMNHGLIDAVLPMSRLSGVAARVLRVLCAGGPATASGPGTAAGSGSGPATASGLGTAPGSGPGVAPAPSTAPAAEGPGRRGDAAESSIEPAPRAPGAARAAGDAAAPRASAAARGTAGPAAEAKSGTPGDAPGGTPERREGSSAGGGPSAATGSGRGGAGSAGGAGGAESKGTAARGEGAGAGAEERRDAEAGPSSVVHGHVAPAGRGAERGAGGVATPEAAGGVGSAHDQVGSAAFAGAGGTNAASDDAGPEAVAPSAEVSIRASRRAERPGVRDLLRVAAEDVSPLSGTGAGEHDPGLLLALARVGGTPCVVLGHNRRSAREGDTSEGPGEGQALGPAGLRTARRGMHIAAELGLPLLTVIDTAGAALSREAEEGGLAAEIARCLADMVTLPAPTLCLLLGQGAGGAALALLPADRVVAARHAWLSPLPPEGASAILHRTTERAYEVAARQGVRSADLLAQGIVDRLVEEDASDSGDASRVGDASRVGDGSRVGDASRVGDGSRVGDGSRVGDASQVEAASGAPETSQAGDASRAPDAFLSRLGHLLGAELAALRAQDPDERLAARRVRHRRIGLPR, encoded by the coding sequence ATGACCGCAACGAACTCTTCCGGCGGCTCCGGCGGCGCGGGCGGCGCGGGCGCCTCCCGTGGCGCCTCTCGCGCCTCGGCCCGTGAGCTGATCGAGGCCATCGTCGACCCCGGCAGCTGGCACGGCTGGGACGAACCGGTGGAGATCACCACGGACGACCCCGACTACCGGGCCGACCTGGAGCGGGCACGCGAGCGCACCGGGCTGGACGAGTCGGTCATCACCGGTGAGGGCCGTATCGAGGGCCGCAGGGTGGCGCTGGTCGCCTGCGAGTTCCGCTTCCTGGCCGGCTCGATAGGGGTCGCCGCGGGGGAGCGGCTGGTACGGGCCGTGGAGCGGGCCACGGCGGAACGGCTGCCCCTGCTCGCGGCCCCGGCGTCGGGCGGCACCCGGATGCAGGAGGGCACGGTCGCGTTTCTGCAGATGGTGAAGGTGGCCGCGGCGATCACGGACCACAAGGCGGCGGGCCTGCCGTATCTCGTCCACCTCCGCCACCCCACGACCGGCGGCGTCCTCGCCTCCTGGGGCTCCCTCGGCCATGTCACCGCCGCCGAGCCGGGCGCCCTGATCGGCTTCATGGGCCCGCGGGTGCATGAGGCCCTGTACGGGGAGGAGTTTCCGCCCGGTGTGCAGAACGCCGAGAACCTGATGAACCACGGCCTGATCGACGCGGTGCTGCCGATGAGTCGCCTGTCGGGCGTGGCGGCACGGGTGCTGCGAGTCCTCTGCGCGGGCGGGCCCGCCACGGCCTCAGGTCCTGGGACCGCGGCGGGTTCCGGCTCCGGGCCCGCCACGGCCTCCGGCCTCGGGACGGCCCCGGGTTCCGGCCCCGGGGTGGCCCCGGCTCCCTCCACCGCCCCAGCGGCGGAGGGGCCCGGGCGGCGCGGGGATGCAGCCGAGTCCTCCATCGAGCCCGCGCCCAGGGCGCCGGGCGCAGCACGGGCGGCGGGCGATGCGGCTGCCCCGCGCGCATCGGCGGCCGCCCGCGGCACAGCCGGGCCCGCCGCGGAGGCGAAGTCCGGCACGCCGGGTGATGCGCCCGGCGGGACACCGGAGCGGCGCGAGGGTTCGTCGGCCGGGGGCGGCCCCTCAGCCGCGACCGGCAGTGGGCGTGGCGGCGCGGGTAGCGCGGGCGGCGCGGGCGGCGCGGAGTCGAAGGGAACTGCCGCGCGCGGCGAGGGTGCCGGGGCCGGGGCCGAGGAGCGGCGGGACGCGGAGGCCGGGCCCTCGTCCGTCGTCCACGGGCACGTGGCGCCTGCCGGGCGCGGCGCCGAACGGGGCGCGGGTGGCGTCGCCACGCCGGAGGCGGCCGGGGGTGTGGGGTCCGCCCACGATCAGGTCGGGTCCGCCGCCTTCGCCGGGGCCGGAGGGACCAACGCGGCGTCCGACGACGCGGGGCCGGAGGCCGTCGCGCCGTCGGCGGAGGTGTCGATACGGGCTTCGCGGCGGGCCGAGCGACCCGGGGTACGGGATCTGTTGCGGGTCGCCGCCGAGGACGTGAGTCCGCTCAGCGGTACGGGGGCCGGGGAGCACGATCCCGGGTTGTTGCTCGCGCTCGCTCGGGTCGGCGGGACGCCCTGCGTCGTCCTCGGCCACAACCGGCGCAGCGCCCGCGAAGGCGACACGTCCGAGGGGCCGGGGGAGGGGCAGGCGCTGGGCCCGGCGGGGTTGCGGACCGCGCGGCGCGGGATGCACATCGCCGCCGAGCTCGGGCTGCCGCTGCTCACCGTCATCGACACCGCCGGCGCCGCGCTCAGCCGCGAGGCCGAGGAGGGCGGGCTCGCGGCGGAGATAGCGCGGTGCCTCGCCGACATGGTGACCCTGCCCGCGCCCACCCTCTGCCTGCTGCTCGGCCAGGGCGCCGGCGGCGCCGCGCTCGCGCTGCTCCCCGCCGACCGGGTCGTGGCCGCGCGCCACGCCTGGCTGTCGCCGCTGCCGCCGGAGGGCGCGTCCGCGATCCTCCACCGCACGACGGAGCGGGCGTACGAGGTGGCCGCCCGCCAGGGCGTACGCTCCGCCGACCTCCTCGCCCAGGGCATCGTCGACCGTCTTGTGGAGGAGGACGCCTCCGACTCCGGGGACGCCTCCCGCGTCGGGGACGCCTCCCGCGTCGGGGATGGCTCCCGCGTCGGGGACGCCTCCCGCGTCGGGGATGGCTCCCGCGTCGGGGATGGCTCCCGCGTCGGGGACGCCTCCCAGGTCGAGGCTGCCTCCGGGGCGCCGGAGACCTCGCAAGCCGGGGACGCCTCCCGCGCCCCCGACGCCTTCCTCAGCCGCCTCGGCCATCTCCTCGGTGCCGAACTCGCCGCCCTCCGCGCCCAGGACCCGGACGAGCGGCTCGCCGCGCGTCGGGTCCGTCATCGCCGGATCGGGCTACCCCGTTGA
- a CDS encoding lytic polysaccharide monooxygenase auxiliary activity family 9 protein, translating into MTARATAHRRTARLAVLGVVPLALTALNADPATAHGSMQDPVSRVSACFAEGPESPDSAACKAAVQAGGTQALYDWNEVNIPDAAGRHKEIIPDGKLCSAGRDKYKGLDLPRADWPATAMTAGEHTFTYRATAPHRGSFELYVTKDGYDPTKPLTWADLEAEPFAKVTDPTLKDGSYVFTGNVPDKSGRHLIYSVWQRSDSPEAFYTCSDVTFGGGGGGAAAAKGAGTSASSAPTAAAPNDAQIAKGAEKSTVDHHGHGGDDGAEAHHQPKAADGKGTEGNQPEAKSAKVMAANDEPRDGSAADGQRLAETGGDGSTAPMAIGGAAVLAAGAAVLFAAANRRKAVRRGRG; encoded by the coding sequence ATGACCGCTCGTGCGACCGCTCACCGCAGAACCGCCCGGCTCGCCGTGCTCGGCGTGGTACCGCTCGCCCTCACGGCGCTGAACGCGGACCCGGCCACCGCGCACGGTTCGATGCAGGACCCGGTCAGCCGGGTGTCGGCGTGTTTCGCGGAGGGGCCGGAGAGCCCGGACTCGGCGGCCTGCAAGGCGGCCGTCCAGGCGGGCGGCACCCAGGCGCTCTACGACTGGAACGAGGTCAACATCCCGGACGCCGCCGGGCGCCACAAGGAGATCATCCCGGACGGAAAGCTGTGCAGCGCGGGCCGCGACAAGTACAAGGGCCTGGACCTGCCGCGCGCCGACTGGCCCGCCACCGCCATGACGGCCGGTGAGCACACCTTCACCTACCGGGCCACCGCGCCCCACCGGGGCAGCTTCGAGCTGTACGTCACCAAGGACGGCTACGACCCGACCAAGCCGCTGACCTGGGCAGACCTGGAGGCGGAGCCGTTCGCCAAGGTCACCGATCCCACGCTGAAGGACGGGAGTTACGTCTTCACGGGCAACGTCCCCGACAAGTCGGGCCGCCATCTGATCTACAGCGTCTGGCAGCGCTCGGACAGCCCGGAGGCGTTCTACACCTGCTCGGACGTGACCTTCGGCGGAGGCGGAGGTGGGGCCGCGGCGGCCAAGGGGGCGGGGACGAGCGCGAGTTCCGCACCGACCGCCGCCGCGCCCAATGACGCGCAGATAGCGAAGGGCGCCGAGAAGTCGACCGTCGATCACCACGGCCACGGCGGTGACGACGGCGCCGAGGCCCACCACCAGCCGAAGGCGGCGGACGGGAAGGGCACGGAGGGGAACCAGCCCGAGGCCAAGAGCGCCAAGGTCATGGCCGCGAACGACGAACCGCGGGACGGCAGCGCCGCCGACGGGCAGCGTCTCGCCGAGACCGGGGGCGACGGATCCACCGCTCCCATGGCCATCGGCGGCGCCGCGGTCCTCGCCGCCGG
- a CDS encoding IucA/IucC family protein, producing the protein MTEEEELLGRVLDTLLREDAYKLRSRATPERRADGDWLRIALEGGESVLLPVEPEGFQCDIRTRRRPLRLCAPATTECPSTDRADAEPAPAEPSGAERALAEPAPAGRACAEPAPAESRSASGPAPAGPASADSGGVERASAELGDADRADADRADADRADAERAPVGRADAETAPAEPSGAERALAEPAPVGRACAEPAPAESRSASGPAPAGPASADSGGVERASAELGDADRADAEPGGADRADAEPASAEPAPADAEPPSASAPAGESGDCARTPAERPLTGLVPTLARLRAAVPDEDRPLYDVFVTECRQALDAMRLHTRIRPGVVAELAARHGEGRPWTGMPGAVAYDTLAAFRDHPVYPTSRGRAVFTEDQLRAHAPEFHPTFPLRWLVLPREAVAGDPARLPGWWPTPAQLGLDSGRRRSSGERGRLAFPVHPLTVGRPLEAALRAAGLDGEARLADRPLLDVRPTLSMRTVAVADDLADDPLVHLKLPLTTSTLGMRNRRSVKPGTLIDGEVAQRLLEAVIAREPRFGATVLLADETTHLHAGHELLATLVRRYPPGLENATIVPLAGLLAPAPDGTLVIDGLAARHYSGDVLALLDDYLTLLFDFHTTLFAYGIALESHQQNISLVFESGGDNGGAVPRLRLLIKDHDGPRVHAIRLAAMVGGGPAADLCGFDDRRILTSGDGPVADVFTTITVHLCAAAPLFELARLGRAPLDTLLRRLRDRLADAVDRLAVTRPGAAAAVLRRRVLDADRLPVKAMVTAGTLFTKERSGAADINKHYGTGPNYLLRGSGR; encoded by the coding sequence GTGACAGAGGAAGAGGAGCTTCTCGGACGGGTGCTCGACACGCTCCTCCGAGAGGACGCCTACAAGCTGCGCAGCCGCGCCACCCCGGAACGGCGCGCCGACGGCGACTGGCTGCGCATCGCGCTCGAGGGGGGCGAAAGCGTGCTGCTCCCGGTGGAACCCGAGGGCTTCCAGTGCGATATCCGCACCCGCCGCCGACCCCTGCGGCTATGCGCTCCCGCGACTACCGAATGCCCCTCGACCGATCGGGCCGACGCCGAACCGGCTCCGGCCGAACCGAGCGGTGCCGAACGGGCCCTCGCTGAACCGGCCCCGGCCGGACGGGCCTGCGCTGAACCGGCCCCGGCCGAGTCGCGGTCCGCGTCCGGCCCGGCCCCGGCCGGACCGGCCTCGGCCGATTCGGGTGGTGTCGAGCGGGCCTCCGCCGAACTGGGCGACGCCGATCGCGCCGACGCCGATCGCGCCGACGCCGATCGCGCCGACGCCGAACGGGCCCCCGTCGGACGGGCCGACGCCGAAACGGCCCCGGCCGAACCGAGCGGTGCCGAACGGGCCCTCGCTGAACCGGCCCCGGTCGGACGGGCCTGCGCTGAACCGGCCCCGGCCGAGTCGCGGTCCGCGTCCGGCCCGGCCCCGGCCGGACCGGCCTCGGCCGATTCGGGTGGTGTCGAGCGGGCCTCCGCCGAACTGGGCGACGCCGATCGCGCCGATGCCGAACCCGGCGGTGCCGATCGGGCTGACGCCGAACCGGCCTCCGCCGAACCGGCACCGGCCGACGCCGAACCGCCGTCCGCGTCCGCCCCGGCCGGCGAGTCCGGGGACTGTGCCCGGACCCCGGCCGAACGGCCGCTCACCGGGCTCGTCCCCACCCTCGCGCGTCTGCGGGCCGCCGTGCCGGACGAGGATCGGCCGCTGTACGACGTCTTCGTGACCGAGTGCCGACAGGCGCTCGACGCCATGCGGCTGCACACCCGCATCCGGCCCGGCGTCGTCGCCGAGCTGGCCGCACGCCACGGCGAGGGGCGGCCGTGGACGGGGATGCCCGGGGCGGTCGCGTACGACACGCTCGCCGCCTTCCGGGACCACCCGGTCTACCCGACCAGCCGGGGCCGGGCCGTCTTCACCGAGGATCAATTACGCGCCCATGCCCCCGAGTTCCACCCCACCTTCCCGCTGCGCTGGCTCGTCCTCCCCCGAGAAGCGGTCGCCGGTGACCCGGCGCGGCTGCCCGGCTGGTGGCCGACGCCCGCGCAACTCGGTCTCGACAGCGGGCGGCGGCGGTCCTCCGGCGAACGCGGGCGGCTGGCCTTCCCCGTGCATCCGCTCACCGTCGGCCGCCCGCTGGAGGCCGCGCTCCGCGCGGCCGGGCTCGACGGCGAGGCCCGGCTCGCGGACCGCCCGCTGCTGGACGTACGGCCCACACTCTCCATGCGGACCGTGGCCGTCGCCGACGACCTCGCCGACGACCCCCTCGTCCACCTCAAACTGCCGCTCACCACCTCCACCCTGGGGATGCGCAACCGCCGCTCGGTCAAACCCGGCACGCTGATCGACGGCGAGGTGGCGCAGCGCCTGCTGGAGGCGGTGATCGCGCGCGAGCCGCGCTTCGGCGCGACCGTGCTGCTCGCCGACGAGACCACCCACCTCCACGCCGGACACGAGTTGCTGGCCACGCTCGTGCGCCGCTACCCGCCCGGTCTGGAGAACGCCACGATCGTGCCGCTGGCCGGGCTGCTCGCCCCCGCCCCGGACGGCACGCTCGTCATCGACGGGCTCGCCGCGCGCCACTACAGCGGGGACGTCCTCGCCCTGCTCGACGACTACCTCACCCTGCTGTTCGACTTCCACACCACCCTCTTCGCGTACGGCATCGCGTTGGAGTCCCATCAGCAGAACATCTCCCTGGTCTTCGAGAGCGGGGGTGACAACGGTGGTGCCGTGCCCCGGCTGCGGCTGCTCATCAAGGACCACGACGGCCCGCGCGTCCACGCGATACGGCTCGCCGCCATGGTCGGCGGAGGACCGGCCGCCGATCTGTGCGGATTCGACGACCGCAGAATCCTGACGTCCGGCGACGGGCCGGTGGCCGATGTGTTCACCACCATCACCGTCCATCTGTGCGCCGCCGCCCCCCTCTTCGAACTCGCCCGCCTCGGCCGGGCCCCGCTCGACACCCTGCTGCGGCGGCTGCGCGACCGGCTCGCCGACGCCGTCGACCGGCTCGCCGTCACCCGGCCCGGTGC
- a CDS encoding ATP-grasp domain-containing protein — protein MALNPTDSVTEGFLPAAARLGLAVTLLTDQPEAHERAYGNGRQDHAFPALGIVPCDVRDFAEVISRIAADGRPDAVFTNSDHLQTQAALAAEYFGLPGKDWRAALRTKNKAELRRALAAASPDATATAPADPASSADLVWSADPVWSTELATGQEPATLAGLDAPYPCVVKPREGVASEDVVLVADADELVRRCVEIRARRPGAALVVEEFLDGELRTLETLGDGRTLHVLGGFRTELSPPPHFIEERLHLLPAPPPQPHTDQVLAQLRALGVGFGVCHTEYVVQGDRARLIEVNYRAIGDQCDLVLAELLGIPLFEYILRTHLGEPLPDDLGARTDGRVRMEYVLADRAGRLASAPPASVTERGGVRLDYRPLRGVGEEHPLHRTNRDFLGVLRATGTDQGRIDAAVAQFLAAHRWEIV, from the coding sequence CTGGCCCTCAATCCCACCGACTCCGTCACCGAGGGCTTCCTCCCCGCGGCGGCCCGGCTCGGGCTGGCGGTCACGCTGCTCACCGACCAGCCCGAGGCCCATGAACGCGCCTACGGCAACGGACGGCAGGACCACGCGTTCCCCGCGCTCGGCATCGTCCCCTGCGACGTACGGGACTTCGCCGAGGTCATCAGCCGTATCGCCGCCGACGGCCGCCCCGACGCCGTCTTCACCAACAGCGACCACCTCCAGACCCAGGCCGCCCTCGCCGCCGAGTACTTCGGCCTCCCGGGCAAGGACTGGCGTGCCGCGCTGCGCACGAAGAACAAGGCCGAGCTGCGCCGCGCCCTCGCCGCCGCGAGCCCGGACGCCACCGCCACCGCCCCCGCCGACCCTGCCTCGTCCGCCGACCTCGTCTGGTCGGCCGACCCCGTTTGGTCCACCGAACTCGCCACCGGACAGGAACCCGCCACCCTCGCCGGACTCGACGCGCCCTACCCCTGCGTGGTCAAACCGCGCGAGGGCGTGGCCAGCGAGGACGTCGTCCTCGTAGCCGACGCCGACGAACTCGTCCGGCGCTGCGTCGAGATACGGGCCCGGCGGCCCGGAGCGGCCCTGGTCGTCGAGGAGTTCCTGGACGGCGAGCTGCGCACCCTCGAAACCCTCGGCGACGGCCGCACCCTCCACGTCCTCGGCGGCTTCCGCACCGAACTCTCGCCGCCCCCGCACTTCATCGAGGAACGGCTGCACCTGCTGCCCGCCCCGCCCCCGCAGCCGCACACCGATCAGGTGCTGGCACAGTTGCGCGCGCTGGGCGTCGGCTTCGGCGTGTGCCACACCGAGTACGTCGTCCAGGGTGACCGGGCCCGCCTCATCGAGGTCAACTACCGTGCCATAGGCGACCAGTGCGACCTCGTCCTGGCCGAACTCCTCGGCATCCCCCTTTTCGAGTACATCCTCCGTACGCACCTGGGCGAGCCGCTGCCGGACGACCTCGGCGCGCGCACCGACGGCAGGGTTCGCATGGAGTACGTCCTGGCCGACCGCGCCGGGCGGCTCGCCTCCGCCCCTCCGGCGAGCGTGACCGAGCGCGGCGGCGTACGACTGGACTACCGGCCGCTGCGCGGGGTCGGCGAGGAACACCCGCTCCACCGCACCAATCGAGACTTCCTCGGCGTACTCCGGGCCACCGGCACCGACCAGGGGCGGATCGACGCGGCGGTGGCGCAGTTCCTCGCGGCCCACCGATGGGAGATCGTGTGA